From the Primulina tabacum isolate GXHZ01 chromosome 15, ASM2559414v2, whole genome shotgun sequence genome, one window contains:
- the LOC142527589 gene encoding proteasome subunit alpha type-6 produces MSRGSGGGYDRHITIFSPEGRLYQVEYAFKAVKAAGVTSIGVRGSDSVCVVTQKKVPDKLLDQTSVTHLFSITKYLGLLATGMTADARTLVQQARNEAAEFRFRYGYEMPVDALARWIADKSQVYTQHAYMRPLGVVAMILGIDEEKGPQLFKCDPAGHFFGHKATSAGSKDQEAINFLEKKMKNDQAFSYEETVRITISALQSVLQEDFKATEIEVGVVRKEDPVFKVLSTEEIEEHLTAISERD; encoded by the exons ATGAGCCGTGGAAGTGGGGGTGGATATGATCGGCATATAACGATCTTCTCTCCTGAGGGTCGTCTCTATCAAGTTG AGTATGCTTTTAAGGCCGTCAAAGCTGCCGGAGTTACCTCTATTGGCGTTCGTGGGTCGGATTCCGTTTGCGTTGTTACTCAGAAGAAAGTTCCT GACAAGCTTTTAGATCAGACGAGTGTCACCCATTTGTTTTCAATCACTAAATACCTTGGATTGTTGGCTACAGGCATGACAG CTGATGCAAGGACTTTGGTGCAACAAGCAAGGAATGAAGCTGCTGAGTTTCGCTTTAGATATGGCTATGAAATGCCTGTTGATGCATTGGCGCGCTG GATTGCTGACAAGTCTCAGGTTTACACACAACATGCCTATATGAGACCACTTGGAGTCG TTGCTATGATTTTGGGTATTGATGAAGAGAAAGGTCCGCAGCTCTTCAAGTGTGATCCTGCCGGCCATTTCTTTGGTCACAAG GCAACAAGTGCTGGATCAAAAGATCAAGAAGCCATTAATTTTCTagagaagaaaatgaaaaatgatcaGGCATTCTCCTATGAAGAAACTGTACGG ATTACAATTTCTGCTCTGCAGTCTGTTCTCCAGGAGGATTTCAAAGCTACTGAGATTGAG GTCGGTGTTGTGAGGAAAGAGGATCCGGTGTTCAAAGTATTGTCGACTGAGGAGATTGAAGAGCACTTGACTGCCATTAGTGAGCGAGACTAA
- the LOC142526500 gene encoding ras-related protein RABA1f-like has product MGAYRADDDYDYLFKVVLIGDSGVGKSNLLSRFTRNEFSLESKSTIGVEFATRSIRVDDKVVKAQIWDTAGQERYRAITSAYYRGAVGALLVYDVTRHVTFENVERWLKELRDHTDSSIVIMLVGNKADLRHLRAVSTEDATAFAEKENTFFMETSALESMNVENAFTEVLTQIHRVVSRKALEASDDTATLPKGQTINVGLKDDVSAVKKSGCCST; this is encoded by the exons ATGGGGGCGTATCGAGCAGACGATGACTACGACTACTTGTTCAAGGTTGTGTTGATCGGAGATTCCGGCGTCGGAAAATCCAATTTGCTCTCCAGATTTACTCGCAACGAGTTCAGTTTGGAGTCCAAGTCTACTATTGGCGTTGAATTCGCCACTCGAAGCATCCGCGTCGACGATAAAGTTGTCAAGGCTCAGATTTGGGATACCGCTGGTCAAGAACG ATATCGTGCAATCACAAGTGCCTACTATCGAGGAGCTGTTGGTGCATTGCTTGTTTATGATGTTACGCGCCACGTTACATTTGAGAATGTTGAGAGATGGTTGAAGGAACTGAGGGATCATACAGATTCAAGCATTGTCATCATGCTTGTTGGAAACAAGGCTGATTTACGTCATTTGCGTGCTGTTTCCACTGAAGATGCGACAGCTTTTGCTGAGAAGGAAAACACGTTTTTCATGGAAACCTCTGCCCTGGAATCAATGAACGTGGAAAATGCTTTCACAGAAGTGCTTACTCAGATACATCGCGTCGTCAGCAGAAAAGCACTTGAGGCTAGTGATGATACGGCTACTTTACCCAAGGGACAGACCATAAATGTGGGATTAAAGGATGATGTTTCAGCAGTAAAGAAATCCGGGTGTTGCTCTACTTAA
- the LOC142526114 gene encoding pentatricopeptide repeat-containing protein At1g06270-like encodes MLRYGCSPVSQTNLLLSNAWVDRLQKLQSVSSILSEMHSIGYSPYCGTCNYLITSLCKVDRLEEATKVLQCMSKAGCIPDLDSYGALISEMSERRMTTEVLGMVKEMVSKHGLNPRQDTMVKAIGAMRANRDIRRSVEMLEFLEGEVVHIGFEAYESVLEVSS; translated from the coding sequence ATGCTTCGTTACGGTTGTAGTCCTGTTTCACAAACTAATCTACTACTTTCCAATGCATGGGTTGACCGCCTGCAAAAATTGCAGTCTGTTTCTAGTATCCTATCTGAAATGCACTCAATTGGGTACTCTCCTTACTGTGGGACTTGCAATTACCTTATTACGTCGCTCTGCAAAGTTGATCGGTTAGAAGAAGCAACTAAAGTCTTGCAGTGCATGAGCAAAGCGGGTTGCATTCCAGATTTGGATAGTTATGGAGCTTTGATCAGTGAAATGAGTGAGCGAAGAATGACAACTGAGGTACTAGGAATGGTGAAGGAAATGGTGAGCAAGCATGGATTGAATCCAAGGCAAGATACCATGGTAAAAGCAATCGGTGCAATGCGTGCTAATAGGGACATACGGAGATCAGTAGAGATGCTCGAGTTTTTAGAAGGTGAGGTTGTGCATATTGGATTTGAGGCCTATGAATCAGTTCTCGAGGTTTCTTCTTAG
- the LOC142528104 gene encoding cysteine proteinase COT44-like produces MMTKTITMKYFLAMVLFCVLCGSSCAYFGHNTSEDIMDVMMKRYQAWIIQHGRRYENRDEWNLRFGIYQSNVVLIDLINSQNLPYRLTDNEFADMTNLEFKSRYLGYRSRGQRQAEDQHNCTFGDSSVPSSIDWRKFGAVTPIKNQGTCGSCWAFSAVASVEGINKIKTGKLVSLSEQELVDCDYKGENEGCNGGYMEKAFEFIKNNNGITTEKNYPYEGLRGRCKIDKEKQRAVVISGYVSVPPKNEKALQAAVAKQPVAVAVDAGGYEFQLYSSGILSGYCGKDLNHGVAAVGYGVENGEKYWLVKNSWGTKWGEEGYVKIKRDSSDKNGECGIALEPSYPTKS; encoded by the exons ATGATGACTAAAACTATAACGATGAAATATTTCCTGGCTATGGTACTTTTTTGTGTCCTCTGTGGTTCTTCGTGTGCATATTTTGGCCACAATACAAGCGAGGACATCATGGATGTCATGATGAAGAGGTACCAAGCTTGGATAATACAACATGGACGAAGATATGAGAACAGAGATGAATGGAATTTGCGATTCGGGATTTACCAGTCAAATGTAGTGTTGATTGATTTGATCAATTCTCAGAATCTTCCTTATAGACTTACAGATAATGAATTTGCAGACATGACTAATCTGGAGTTCAAATCGAGATACTTGGGTTATAGGAGTCGTGGCCAGCGGCAGGCAGAGGACCAACACAACTGCACGTTTGGTGATTCTTCAGTGCCATCTAGCATAGACTGGAGGAAATTTGGCGCTGTTACTCCGATCAAGAATCAAGGAACTTGTG GCAGCTGTTGGGCATTCTCCGCAGTAGCGTCAGTGGAAGGCATCAACAAGATCAAGACTGGGAAATTGGTGTCTTTGTCAGAACAAGAGCTTGTAGACTGCGACTACAAGGGAGAAAATGAAGGTTGTAATGGTGGATACATGGAAAAAGcatttgaatttataaaaaataataatggcaTAACCACGGAAAAAAACTATCCTTATGAAGGGTTACGTGGAAGGTGTAAAATTgacaaagaaaaacaaagagcaGTGGTAATAAGTGGCTATGTATCAGTACCTCCTAAAAATGAGAAGGCCTTGCAAGCTGCAGTGGCTAAACAACCAGTAGCAGTAGCCGTTGATGCTGGGGGGTACGAATTTCAATTGTATTCTAGTGGGATCTTATCTGGATATTGTGGAAAAGATTTAAATCATGGAGTTGCAGCTGTAGGCTACGGTGTAGAAAATGGAGAGAAGTACTGGCTTGTGAAGAACTCGTGGGGGACTAAATGGGGTGAGGAAGGATATGTCAAAATAAAGCGTGATTCTTCTGATAAGAATGGTGAGTGTGGCATAGCATTGGAGCCCAGCTACCCCACTAAAAGTTGA
- the LOC142526791 gene encoding LOW QUALITY PROTEIN: RING-H2 finger protein ATL40-like (The sequence of the model RefSeq protein was modified relative to this genomic sequence to represent the inferred CDS: deleted 1 base in 1 codon): MGIGDDESNNKSLLFDNKDKKINNYEANNKIMITAIISLSFVVLLVTLLHVYARCAIRRQGRRREELRRLRLLRTSAILQTTEPPKTGLDPLVLASLPVLAFKQTSRGSSVECSVCLSAVEDGEKVRLLPNCNHRFHVDCIDKWLASNLTCPVCRAEAEPRLVAEPREGMVVAAAGTAPSAPPFEGTSDGGGGQSLAKVNSGSSSRLNSFRKILSRERSSRRIQNHQSCGQDDSFPVDLERQ, from the exons ATGGGAATTGGCGACGACGAATCTAACAACAAATCTTTACTTTTCGACAACAAAGATAAGAAGATTAATAACTATGAGGCCAATAATAAGATCATGATCACGGCCATTATTTCTTTATCATTTGTTGTCCTCCTCGTCACGCTCCTTCACGTGTATGCAAGATGCGCGATCCGTCGCCAAGGTCGCCGCCGGGAGGAGCTTCGGCGCCTTCGCTTGTTAAGAACCTCCGCCATCTTGCAAACCACTGAGCCACCAAAAACGGGCCTTGACCCGTTGGTCCTCGCTTCCTTACCCGTTTTAGCATTCAAGCAAACAAGCCGCGGGAGCTCCGTCGAGTGCTCAGTTTGTCTAAGTGCGGTAGAAGATGGTGAGAAGGTTAGGCTTTTGCCGAATTGTAACCACAGG TTCCATGTAGACTGCATTGATAAATGGCTTGCTTCGAATTTAACTTGTCCCGTTTGCCGCGCGGAGGCTGAGCCAAGGCTGGTGGCGGAGCCGAGGGAAGGAATGGTGGTGGCTGCAGCTGGAACAGCACCGTCGGCTCCGCCGTTTGAAGGAACTTCAGATGGCGGCGGGGGACAATCCTTGGCTAAAGTTAACAGTGGATCAAGCTCGAGATTAAATTCGTTCAGAAAGATTCTTAGTAGAGAAAGATCATCCCGGAGGATTCAGAATCATCAATCATGTGGACAAGATGACAGTTTCCCAGTCGACCTCGAGAGACAGTGA
- the LOC142527581 gene encoding transcription factor TCP10-like: protein MKGSEIVQVQGGHIIRATGRKDRHSKVFTVKGPRDRRVRLSAHTAIQFYDVQDRLGYDRPSKALDWLIQKAKNAINQLNELPTWNPSTDNAVAPSSDSNPSSGELAQDQPDIHLQNTSNSNPSISTCSFMHAADVSSMKSLFPTNSVNYSDFSNEGIIPRASYQAEDLGLSLQSLQADQNSENPGHNPLLSGSNNLMGFQDTFQRTDNWCNGSGNMEAISQQGFFPQGFAFSQRDLLQSNLLAHAWNERPSFAVADHNYQPPRGHQSSDSANHFDLGFHVPAQFYAEDGEGMNR, encoded by the coding sequence atgaaagggaGCGAGATAGTTCAAGTTCAAGGTGGGCATATTATCCGGGCTACTGGCCGGAAAGATCGACACAGCAAAGTTTTCACGGTGAAAGGGCCGAGGGATCGTAGGGTGAGGCTTTCTGCCCACACTGCGATTCAATTCTACGACGTTCAAGACCGGTTAGGCTATGACCGGCCGAGCAAAGCCTTGGATTGGTTAATCCAGAAAGCGAAAAATGCGATAAATCAGCTAAATGAGCTACCTACTTGGAACCCCAGTACTGATAATGCAGTTGCTCCAAGCTCAGACTCAAATCCGAGCTCTGGTGAGCTAGCACAAGACCAGCCAGATATCCATCTTCAAAACACAAGTAATAGTAATCCAAGTATTAGTACTTGTTCATTTATGCACGCTGCAGATGTAAGCTCGATGAAATCTCTGTTCCCTACAAATTCTGTGAATTACTCTGATTTTTCGAATGAAGGGATTATTCCTAGAGCTTCATACCAGGCGGAAGATCTTGGCCTCTCTCTTCAGTCCTTACAGGCTGATCAAAATAGTGAGAATCCTGGTCACAACCCGCTTCTTTCGGGTTCGAATAATTTAATGGGATTCCAAGATACTTTTCAAAGAACTGATAACTGGTGTAACGGTAGTGGAAACATGGAGGCGATTTCACAGCAGGGATTTTTTCCTCAGGGATTTGCATTTTCCCAAAGGGATCTCCTTCAGTCCAACTTACTTGCTCATGCTTGGAATGAGAGGCCATCATTTGCCGTCGCAGACCACAATTATCAACCTCCTCGGGGCCACCAATCTTCAGATTCTGCGAACCATTTTGATTTGGGGTTTCATGTTCCAGCTCAATTTTATGCAGAAGATGGTGAAGGAATGAATCGGTGA
- the LOC142527565 gene encoding signaling peptide TAXIMIN 1-like — MCCNGDCRPLGFLLGLPFAFLSLLVSLVGILVWIVGLTLSCICPCCLCVTVLVELALELIKAPIHVMEWFTSQIPC, encoded by the exons ATGTGTTGCAATGGGGATTGCAGGCCTTTGGGCTTCCTACTGGGTTTGCCCTTTGCGTTTCTTTCCTTACTCGTCTCCCTCGTCGGTATACTCGTCTGGATTGTGGG GTTGACGTTGAGCTGCATATGCCCTTGTTGCCTGTGCGTGACGGTGTTGGTGGAGTTGGCGCTGGAGCTCATCAAAGCCCCCATTCATGTAATGGAGTGGTTTACTTCTCAAATCCCTTGctga
- the LOC142527561 gene encoding uncharacterized protein LOC142527561 gives MASEQARRENVADQRNTKVEKVVVPKMRTHYESLAEKAKSPQGSPGSAGSAEKVHHYETLPVEVGETKDEQGKKWGGERRQGPSLEEISELRGTAQQNSMEAIRAAEERYEKAKESCASALQKTGESAGRGKDNVLQGIQTGSQYIADKSGALKDTAVGKGQQAKDYTAQKAVEAKDSISSKGEALKDTAVETGQQVKDFTAKKTVETKDAIASTGQSAAGYAADEAKAAKDTTVHTTTNVASYVGDRAAAAKDATVESVKGAAGYAGKVATEAKDQAVATGWGATHYTLEKAAEATKAVAGVTSSVAGYTGEKTVAAKDKVAGAGQTVVDYAGEKLAAAKDAVIASHEKAAEYAGTKKAEAQKDLEAKKASYERGERGETFETRAKREAPTEKFFHGEDEDEQMPRTGSGGGGGVFQAIGETLMEIGQTTKDLLVGQYPIRVLEQKDRGSKDREDEPYRGTGEGI, from the exons ATGGCTTCGGAGCAAGCGAGAAGGGAGAATGTCGCTGATCAACGCAACACAAAGGTGGAGAAGGTTGTGGTTCCGAAAATGAGAACCCATTACGAGTCTCTGGCTGAGAAGGCTAAGTCGCCTCAGGGGTCTCCTGGTTCTGCTGGATCAGCGGAGAAAGTGCACCATTACGAGACTCTTCCTGTTGAAGTTGGAGAAACGAAGGATGAACAAGGCAAGAAATGGGGAGGTGAAAGGAGACAAGGGCCGTCGTTGGAGGAGATCTCGGAATTGAGGGGTACGGCTCAACAGAACTCCATGGAGGCAATCAGGGCTGCGGAGGAGCGATACGAGAAGGCTAAAGAATCATGTGCCTCGGCTTTGCAGAAGACTGGAGAATCAGCAGGTCGAGGAAAGGACAATGTTCTTCAAGGAATTCAAACGGGAAGTCAGTATATTGCCGATAAGAGTGGAGCTTTGAAGGACACTGCGGTTGGAAAGGGCCAGCAGGCCAAGGATTATACCGCGCAGAAGGCAGTGGAGGCAAAGGATTCTATCTCATCAAAAGGTGAAGCTTTGAAGGACACCGCAGTTGAGACAGGCCAGCAGGTGAAGGATTTTACGGCGAAAAAGACGGTGGAAACAAAGGATGCTATTGCCTCGACAGGCCAGTCTGCTGCTGGATACGCCGCTGATGAAGCCAAGGCGGCAAAAGATACGACAGTGCATACCACCACAAATGTTGCAAGCTATGTTGGAGACAGAGCAGCGGCTGCAAAAGACGCTACGGTGGAAAGTGTAAAAGGTGCTGCAGGATATGCTGGGAAAGTAGCCACAGAGGCAAAGGATCAGGCCGTTGCGACTGGTTGGGGGGCAACCCATTATACTCTGGAGAAGGCGGCGGAGGCCACCAAAGCAGTGGCCGGGGTAACATCTAGCGTTGCAGGGTACACAGGGGAGAAGACGGTGGCCGCCAAGGATAAGGTCGCTGGTGCTGGACAGACGGTGGTGGACTATGCTGGGGAGAAACTGGCGGCTGCTAAGGATGCGGTGATTGCAAGTCATGAAAAAGCAGCAGAGTATGCTGGTACGAAGAAGGCAGAGGCACAGAAGGATTTGGAAGCAAAGAAAGCTTCATATGAGAGG GGAGAGAGGGGAGAAACGTTTGAAACGAGGGCGAAGAGGGAAGCGCCAACGGAAAAGTTCTTTCATGGGGAAGACGAAGATGAACAAATGCCAAGGACGGGGAGCGGCGGTGGCGGCGGAGTCTTTCAGGCCATTGGCGAAACTTTAATGGAAATTGGGCAGACAACTAAGGACCTACTTGTTGGGCAGTACCCAATTCGAGTTCTGGAACAGAAGGATCGTGGATCCAAGGATAGAGAAGATGAGCCATATCGTGGAACTGGAGAAGGGATTTAG
- the LOC142527562 gene encoding protein trichome birefringence-like 39, translated as MVSFQLKALLVVAFLFSHETAAEQYLNTTTTTTSAGIGRKLAGGCNIFQGKWVYDASYPLYDFSTCPFIDDEFNCLKYKRPDRMYLKYRWQPFSCNLPSFNGVNFLEKWRGKKIMFVGDSLSLNMWQSLSCMIHSSVPNAKTSLIRRDGLAQLTFLDYGVNLLLYRTQYLVDLERQQVGRVLKIDSIKNGDAWRGMNMLIFNSWHWWTHTGSSQPWDYMEEGGKLFKDMNRLIAYYKGMTTWARWVNKNIDPSKTKVFFQGISPVHYVGKDWNEPSKTCVGQTQPFLGVKYPAGTPMAAVVVNKVLSRIKKPVYLLDITLLSQYRKDAHPVYYGLHNGLDCSHWCLPGLPDTWNLLLYAALFI; from the exons ATGGTCTCGTTTCAACTAAAAGCCTTGCTTGTAGTGGCTTTCTTGTTTTCACATGAGACAGCGGCGGAGCAATACCTcaacaccaccaccaccactacCTCCGCCGGTATCGGCAGAAAGCTGGCCGGAGGGTGCAACATATTTCAGGGCAAATGGGTTTACGATGCTTCTTATCCTCTCTACGACTTCTCAACTTGTCCATTTATAGACGACGAATTCAACTGCCTCAAGTACAAGAGACCCGATCGCATGTACCTCAAATATAGATGGCAGCCTTTCTCCTGCAACTTACCGAG TTTTAATGGGGTGAATTTCTTGGAGAAATGGAGGGGGAAGAAGATCATGTTTGTCGGGGATTCACTAAGCTTGAATATGTGGCAGTCATTGAGTTGCATGATTCATTCATCGGTACCGAATGCTAAGACATCGCTCATCAGAAGAGATGGCCTAGCTCAGCTCACTTTTCtg GATTATGGGGTAAACTTGCTACTTTATCGGACTCAATACCTTGTAGACTTGGAGAGGCAACAAGTGGGTCGTGTTCTGAAGATTGATTCAATTAAAAATGGCGATGCATGGAGAGGTATGAACATGCTGATTTTCAATTCCTGGCATTGGTGGACTCACACCGGAAGCTCTCAGCC ATGGGATTATATGGAAGAGGGAGGGAAATTGTTCAAAGATATGAACCGTTTGATCGCGTATTATAAAGGGATGACAACTTGGGCACGATGGGTCAACAAAAACATCGATCCTTCCAAAACCAAAGTCTTCTTCCAAGGAATTTCCCCCGTGCATTATGT GGGAAAGGATTGGAACGAGCCATCAAAGACATGTGTAGGGCAAACACAACCATTTTTAGGGGTAAAATATCCAGCAGGAACCCCAATGGCTGCAGTGGTAGTGAACAAAGTGCTGAGCCGAATCAAGAAACCAGTATATTTACTTGATATCACACTACTGTCGCAATATCGGAAAGATGCGCACCCCGTTTACTATGGGCTGCATAATGGCTTGGATTGCAGCCACTGGTGCCTCCCTGGGTTGCCGGATACTTGGAATCTGCTGCTCTACGCTGCCCTCTTCATTTGA